From the Calonectris borealis chromosome 4, bCalBor7.hap1.2, whole genome shotgun sequence genome, one window contains:
- the CTSO gene encoding cathepsin O isoform X2 has protein sequence MTWRPGEGRRPGTRQGAGPAARRGMVRPVARPGRSMGVLGLALLCCLLGAGSAALLAPAGTRLGEEGGGGGPGRRPWDGGGREKEAAAAALRESAKRIRLLNSSSKDNTTAFYGINQFSHLFPEEFKAIYLRSIPHKLPRYIKVPKGKEKPLPKKFDWRDKKVIAEVRNQQTTKVKLVRDSEYTFKAQTGLCHYFRRSDFGVSITGFAAYDFSGQEEEMMKMLVNQGPLAVTVDAVSWQDYLGGIIQYHCSSGRANHAVLITGFDRTGSIPYWIVQNSWGSTWGIDGYVRVKIGGNVCGIADTVSSIFV, from the exons ATGACATGGCGGCCaggggaggggcggcggccgGGGACCCGGCAGGGAGcgggccccgctgcccggcgCGGCATGGTGCGACCCGTCGCTCGCCCCGGACGGTCGATGGGGGTGCTAGGGCTGGCgcttctctgctgcctgctgggggcgggcagcgccgccctTCTGGCGCCTGCAGGCACCCGGCTTGGTGAggagggcggcggcggtggtCCGGGCCGCCGTCCGTGGGACGGAGGCGGCCGGGAGAaagaagcggcggcggcggccctcCGG gaaagcGCTAAAAGAATTAGATTACTGAATTCATCATCAAAAGATAATACAACTGCTTTCTATGGAATAAATCAGTTTTCTCACCTGTTTCCTGAAGAGTTCAAAG CTATTTACTTAAGAAGCATACCTCACAAACTTCCCAGATACATAAAAgtgccaaagggaaaggaaaaacctTTGCCAAAGAAGTTTGACTGGAGGGACAAGAAAGTCATTGCAGAAGTGAGAAATCAGCAAACA ACAAAAGTAAAACTTGTGAGAGATTCAGAATACACTTTTAAAGCTCAGACAGGACTGTGCCATTATTTTCGTCGCTCAGATTTTGGAGTTTCAATAACAGGATTTGCTGCATATGACTTCAG CGGTCAGGAAGAAGAAATGATGAAGATGCTTGTTAACCAGGGCCCTTTGGCAGTAACAGTAGATGCGGTTAGCTGGCAGGATTATCTTGGTGGGATCATACAGTATCACTGCTCCAGTGGAAGAGCAAATCATGCTGTTCTAATCACTGGTTTTGACAGAACAG GTAGTATCCCGTACTGGATTGTACAGAACTCTTGGGGCTCTACATGGGGAATAGACGGCTATGTTCGTGTTAAGATAGGCGGCAATGTCTGTG gTATAGCAGATACAGTTTCATCAATATTTGTTTGA
- the CTSO gene encoding cathepsin O isoform X1, with protein sequence MTWRPGEGRRPGTRQGAGPAARRGMVRPVARPGRSMGVLGLALLCCLLGAGSAALLAPAGTRLGEEGGGGGPGRRPWDGGGREKEAAAAALRESAKRIRLLNSSSKDNTTAFYGINQFSHLFPEEFKAIYLRSIPHKLPRYIKVPKGKEKPLPKKFDWRDKKVIAEVRNQQTCGGCWAFSVVGGIESAYAIKGNNLEELSVQQVIDCSYNNYGCSGGSTVSALSWLNQTKVKLVRDSEYTFKAQTGLCHYFRRSDFGVSITGFAAYDFSGQEEEMMKMLVNQGPLAVTVDAVSWQDYLGGIIQYHCSSGRANHAVLITGFDRTGSIPYWIVQNSWGSTWGIDGYVRVKIGGNVCGIADTVSSIFV encoded by the exons ATGACATGGCGGCCaggggaggggcggcggccgGGGACCCGGCAGGGAGcgggccccgctgcccggcgCGGCATGGTGCGACCCGTCGCTCGCCCCGGACGGTCGATGGGGGTGCTAGGGCTGGCgcttctctgctgcctgctgggggcgggcagcgccgccctTCTGGCGCCTGCAGGCACCCGGCTTGGTGAggagggcggcggcggtggtCCGGGCCGCCGTCCGTGGGACGGAGGCGGCCGGGAGAaagaagcggcggcggcggccctcCGG gaaagcGCTAAAAGAATTAGATTACTGAATTCATCATCAAAAGATAATACAACTGCTTTCTATGGAATAAATCAGTTTTCTCACCTGTTTCCTGAAGAGTTCAAAG CTATTTACTTAAGAAGCATACCTCACAAACTTCCCAGATACATAAAAgtgccaaagggaaaggaaaaacctTTGCCAAAGAAGTTTGACTGGAGGGACAAGAAAGTCATTGCAGAAGTGAGAAATCAGCAAACA TGTGGAGGCTGCTGGGCTTTCAGCGTTGTGGGTGGTATAGAGTCTGCCTATGCAATTAAAGGAAATAACCTGGAAGAACTCAGCGTACAGCAGGTTATTGACTGTTCATACAATAATTACGGCTGCAGTGGGGGATCCACTGTTAGTGCTTTGAGCTGGCTGAACCAG ACAAAAGTAAAACTTGTGAGAGATTCAGAATACACTTTTAAAGCTCAGACAGGACTGTGCCATTATTTTCGTCGCTCAGATTTTGGAGTTTCAATAACAGGATTTGCTGCATATGACTTCAG CGGTCAGGAAGAAGAAATGATGAAGATGCTTGTTAACCAGGGCCCTTTGGCAGTAACAGTAGATGCGGTTAGCTGGCAGGATTATCTTGGTGGGATCATACAGTATCACTGCTCCAGTGGAAGAGCAAATCATGCTGTTCTAATCACTGGTTTTGACAGAACAG GTAGTATCCCGTACTGGATTGTACAGAACTCTTGGGGCTCTACATGGGGAATAGACGGCTATGTTCGTGTTAAGATAGGCGGCAATGTCTGTG gTATAGCAGATACAGTTTCATCAATATTTGTTTGA